Sequence from the Helianthus annuus cultivar XRQ/B chromosome 13, HanXRQr2.0-SUNRISE, whole genome shotgun sequence genome:
TTGAGAGCATTCAGTATACATCTTCAAAAAGGCGACTCTACTTGTTAGTAATTGCAACAGACACAATGGTTCCATAATGATGCTTCAAAGACTCTTGCTAACCGTCGCCATATATGTTAAACTATGAAGCTAGTATATATAAGCATGCATTGTAATGAGAGCTAATCTCTTGGGCAACACAAACAATATGATTATTCATCAGAAAGTAGGGAACTTGCCTAATATAGATACTGCTGCGACAATAAGGAAAAACAGTTTTAACTAAAACAATGTATGCTTTATTTGGTTGAACGCCCCAGATTTGTTTATAACTTGGCTAATAGATACTGCCACATTAACTTTCAAATAGGGAAAAACAAAGTTTTAACAATATTGTCTAATTTCTAGTTAGTAACTCACACTTAATGGGATATAGTTGCCTTGTATTGGTAAAATTACTTACAGCCTCTACTTTAATGTTTGACAGAAACATCAACCTTGGACTCGAACTCGAGTTATCCTTGACCTTGCCCTCGGCCCAAAGTCCTCACCCTCGGCCACGCCCTCGCCCTCGCCATCTCTCAcgtacccgtacccgtacccgtACTTGACCAACTCACCGTCATTGTCACTGTCACTCCAACTAAAATGTGGGGGGATCTCATCCCTTCCGAGGATATCTCTTAAGTACTCATCATCAATCAAGTCTGTATATTGGTTCAATCCCTCGGCATGAAATACTGGGGATTCATCTGCAACAAAAGCTTCATAAGCATCTATATCACGGAGATTTATTTGGACCGACTTGAATCTATTCTTCTTCTCATCTTCGGTTTTGTATTCTTTCTTATACTGTTTGATGTAGTCATCAAAACGCTCCTCGTCAGATTTCGCAGATGCAGCCATTGGTCCAAATCGCCCCTCCTGTTATAACACACATGCACGCTTCAAAGCCATACAGATCAATGACACGTATGTTTCATGATTCTTTGTTGCTACTTGTTTCATCTAAAGACATGAAACGTTGATCTGAGTGGTCATCATAAACTACCATCATTGGACATCGTATTTAAAAACTTACCTGGAGATTAATTTTGAACGTCTCGAATCTAATCTCCTTCTTGgcacttttgta
This genomic interval carries:
- the LOC110897412 gene encoding uncharacterized protein LOC110897412, yielding MKKRNKVYKSAKKEIRFETFKINLQEGRFGPMAASAKSDEERFDDYIKQYKKEYKTEDEKKNRFKSVQINLRDIDAYEAFVADESPVFHAEGLNQYTDLIDDEYLRDILGRDEIPPHFSWSDSDNDGELVKYGYGYGYVRDGEGEGVAEGEDFGPRARSRITRVRVQG